AATTGTCAGATGCAATTATGCATATTGAGAGAATTGGTAGTCAGTAAGGTAGTTAAATTTGATTTGCAGGAAGAAATTTCAGAGATCAGTGGATGATTCTTCTTTGGCGAGGAAGAAGAGCAGTGTGAAGCAGAGAGTTAGAGCATCTGTGGAAGAGGAGTCGCGTGCGAAGCCGTCGCGGTACCATCCGTCGGAGGACATTGCAGTGTTGGATTCGGTGGAGGATGGAGAAGCCAGACTTTCACCAGCAGAAACTGCTAGGACCATTATCGAGGTATTGTAAAGTAGACACATTTGCTTTCCAAGAGTGGATTGTAGTTTAATCGTATTACTTTATTGTAACTGTTGTTCGGAGCAAATCATCAGGAAGGATATATCTGTAGCTTGTTGGTtgtatgaaataatttatatgtatgcTTTTGAAAACCTATAATTTGCCAGAGTGGCACTTGCTGTCTTTAGTGATTGTTACTGCACTGGAACTTCAGAATTGGTTTTGATACATAATGTTACTTTCTAGTTTTGTTCTTCTTAGAATTGAAACATAATATTCCATGATGAATGATTTGCAAGGTCAGGCTTGTAGTTCTGAGTTCACCTTTGGTATCAATTTTTCAGAGAGGAAAATGTGAAGGCAAATGGGAGCTTAAAAAGAAGTTATTGGAGGCTTGAATTTTCCTCCAATTAGAAGGCACATGAATTGGTAGCCCAATTATATTGCTCCATGTTGTTACTTCTCAAACAACAACACACCAAATCTTAATTCCATTAGGATTGGGACTCTAGACTCATATTCTTCTAGTTATTTTGCAATTGACCATATTCTTTGTTTTCATTGGTGATTATGGGAGAACTGCATTTCCCATGAATTACTGTCTGGATATTTATGTATACCTAATGTtccttttatcattttattttcagGTTAACAGCAAAGGAACACTCATGTTTTCAGGTCTTCTTAGTGATGAAGTTCATGAAAACATTTTTTGCCCAGATTTGCCTTATGTGACGGATGAACATGGAAGTAAGTTTAGGTATTTCAGGTTGCTACTATGATGTCTAGTGATCTTAGTTGTGATTGGTATCTACATTTACTCTAGTGAAGTTTTATTTGCTCTGGCTGCCTGTCAGATATTTACTTTCAGGTCAAGAATCAGGAAGACATTTTGCAGACTCTAACTGCCGAGGATAACTATGTGGTATGCAATGTGCACTACTAGGAAACTTGCTTACGCAATACATGCACTCTCATAGTCAACATCATATAAAGTTATAGAAGTTGTGTTCAGTGATGCATAAAGATTTTCCCTTGCCGCCTTAGTATCCTataacatctctctctctctttcttattgTCCGTCTCAATCTGAGTAGAGGTGATGTAGGACAGtagggaagagagaaagaagaggcaAAGAAGTGAAGagcagaaaaagaagagaacaGTTGAGAGGGAGTTTCTGAAAATTGATTACATTAACTGCCTTTCTGAAAattgttttctatctttcttcttttatcttcttctttttatctcTTAACTCACTTTTAAGGATAATGGGTAAACTTAAAGCCTTTTGCCCTTGCAAAACTTATCCAAATGTACTTATATGTATAAGCTAGATTTTATAGCTTATTTGATCCattttatatgtaaatatatgtcaAATTATATGCGATTTGCATATTTAGGGGACTTCCTTCTCCTTTCGTATTAGAGTCATTGGggtacaaattttttttttcttggtggATAAAACAAAAGAAGGCATAAATGTTAAGCCTGAATTGTAGAGGCATATGTCAGAATCCTAAGGCTTCAAATTGAGTAGGTTGAAatcaaatatatggaatgcaagggtagaaaaagaaataaaagtgtAAAGGATGTCATGATGAGACTTGCAAATCAAGATATTCttaataaaatcaatttagataTCTCAACCAGTTgtttaaagaaatgaaagattATTGAAATGTGACTCAAAGAATCTATGTAAGATAGTTACACTAGATAGGTGTCTCTCTAGCATTTTATGCGATCTTAAGATCCCATTAAAGCTAAAAATGAAGTTTTATCAGATACCTAAGAGACTATCATTTTCATATGGCTTGAAATATTGTGCAATTAAGTTGGCATATGCTAATATGAATCAAACATAGATGAGAATGTTATGAGGAATGCATTGTCAtgtgagaaaaaataggattagaaatgaaattacatGTAATAAGGTTACAGTGACgtctattaaagataagatgtgtAGAATGCGTTAAGATAGTGAGGGCATGTAAGAAGAAGGCCAATAGATGCACTTGTAAAGAAAGTGAGTGAAATAgaagaagtttgtagcaaaagataTAGAGGAAGATCAACAAGATTTGATGGGAAacccttaaacatgacatgGAATGTAatggccttatagaagataGGGCCATGGATAAACATAATTGGCAAGCTAAAATTCATGTGGACAAACCCACTAGTGAAATTAAGGTTTATGATGGTGGTGGTGAGTTTTGGCTCTCTTAATAAGAGCTCTTTTGTAATGGTCAGGCCTGCAATTTAGTAATTTACTTATTCACCATAGTATTTgataaaatgaagaaaatgaaataatataaattattacttgTTGGATAATTAATAGTTTGATTTTTCATGGTTtggagatttttatttttttacttcctGTCAAGGGAGTTATTTGATTACAGTACATTCTCTGCATGAAGTTGTTACTCGTTAGAACTACTTTATCAATTTTCCTtgtgttaaatttaaaatcttaatttaaatttggattctactaaaaaaagttttaacttttcatctttaattttcttttagctatcaattagaaaataatctaataataaCTATGATTCTGCTTTAGTTCTATCTTCACTACTGAACAAAATTCCTAGATCCACGGCCTGGTGCAAATGAGATGATTGACTAAAGATAAGCATGGTTATCTTTTGCAATTCAAACTACATTTACAGAAAGGATGTAGTTTATATCAAATTTAGTAAAAGGAAATAGTCTTGCTGAATATGATGTGTGGACAATGAAGGACGTCTAAATGTTGCTTGATTTTTGTTGTGCTCACACACTTTTTGAACACAATGCAGCAAGTCATTATAGGCCTGGATACTGCAGAATTGCTTAGTGAAATGGAATCAGAAATTGACTTTGGTATTGATGAAATGGATGATGAAGAtagtgatgatgaagatgatgatgatagcGAGGACGATGCTGAAGATGGTGATTACAATGAGGTGGCTACTGTTTCTTTTAGTTCCTTGTGTACTCGAGCATGGTATTACCGTCTCTATACCCTTTCCCATCATTAGTTCAAATTCTTGTTTCTAGGACTGGGTTACCATTCTGGAAGATGAGGAAGATGAAGAGGATTCTTTTGAGTCATTAGGGGACTGGGCAAAGTTGGAGACCATGAGAACTGCTCATCCAATGTATTTTGCCGAAAAACTGGCAGAGGTGAACTGTTcttgttgatatttttatatgtgtagAAAGGTTCTTACCAGATtctttgttaaataaatttcttttttgtgcAACTTCTCTTTCTTTGATTTGATGCAATAAATAATGCAAGCATGGGTGGCTTTGTGTTTATTTGTCAGGTTGTGTCTGATGATCCTATGGACTTCATGGATCAGCCTCCAGCTGGCCTAGCCATCCAAGGTCTTCTAAGACCAGCCTTTGTGGAAGAACACACTATCATTCAGAAGCATTTATCTGTACATGAACCTGGTACATCTGACTTAAATCAGGTTGGGGAAAATAAAGAGGACAATATAGAAGGGCTTGGAATGATTAATGGTCACAGGCTTCCTTCTTCAGATGGCTTGATGCAGGAATTGGAGAATGGTGGAAGCCATGGAAATGGGACATCATTCTACAAGCTAGAGATGATTAATGTTCAGTTGCTCGCACCTCATGGTCAGCAGGTATATTTTGCAATTTCTTGTATGCATTACAGTTGCTTGTCAACTTCTATTTTTCACATGGAGTTCTGCATATTCATCAAGGCCTTGGAGGTTGTTGACCTCATTGAGGGGAAGACAAGATGCTGACAAGAGATTTTAAATGTTCGTCTTAAATTAAGTCTGCTCTATGTTTGGAATTATTTCATCTTATATGGCATGTAACTGGAACAAGATAGCAACAAAACAGTTTGAGCACCCATACCATGGTCAAGCAGATGTGCGTCAATGGTTTGATTTTGTCATTTAGTAAAATCTTGCATAATTTTCTGGGAGGTGCTTTCTTATTCTGCTTTGTATCAAACAGTGGATTTTATGATGTAAGTGAAAGCAAATTCTACTTCTGGCACAACATCTTTGCTTGTACTATCATGAACTGGAACCAGAAATCTTTATCCCTCAACATGGTGCtggttcttttcttttcttttttttccttccctTAACTTCACATGTAAACTTTAGCTTTTCCCCCCCTTTTGTGTGTgttgtgcgtgtgtgtgtgtgtggggggggggggggggtcgcTCCATGTCAGAGGCATTTGGTGGCGGGGATGCATGGGTTCAGGATTCAGTCATGATTGCATGAGAATGACAGATTAAAATCTGTGGCTTTATAATGTTGCAG
This genomic stretch from Diospyros lotus cultivar Yz01 chromosome 1, ASM1463336v1, whole genome shotgun sequence harbors:
- the LOC127810246 gene encoding uncharacterized protein At3g49140-like, which produces MLLMRMTIEPSTAVRFAAGSFRPAITTSRRLRHTCGFSLPRKKFQRSVDDSSLARKKSSVKQRVRASVEEESRAKPSRYHPSEDIAVLDSVEDGEARLSPAETARTIIEVNSKGTLMFSGLLSDEVHENIFCPDLPYVTDEHGNIYFQVKNQEDILQTLTAEDNYVQVIIGLDTAELLSEMESEIDFGIDEMDDEDSDDEDDDDSEDDAEDGDYNEDWVTILEDEEDEEDSFESLGDWAKLETMRTAHPMYFAEKLAEVVSDDPMDFMDQPPAGLAIQGLLRPAFVEEHTIIQKHLSVHEPGTSDLNQVGENKEDNIEGLGMINGHRLPSSDGLMQELENGGSHGNGTSFYKLEMINVQLLAPHGQQTVVEVDDLIKAQPDSIAHSAAKIISRLKAGGEKTTQALKLLCWRCKGIQVEEASIIGIDSLGFDLRVCSGTQLLTLRFTFNTRGSSEYSAERQLNDMLFPRAAHNLQKKRQARQAES